The following coding sequences are from one Triticum dicoccoides isolate Atlit2015 ecotype Zavitan chromosome 4A, WEW_v2.0, whole genome shotgun sequence window:
- the LOC119287858 gene encoding photosystem II D2 protein-like, giving the protein MTIALGRIPKEENDLFDTMDDWLRRDRFVFVGWSGLLLFPCAYFALGGWFTGSTFVTSWYTHGLASSYLEGCNFLTTAVSTPANSLAHSLLLLWGPEAQEDFTRWCQLGGLWTFVVLDGAFALIGFMLRQFELARSVQLRPYNAISFSGPIVVFVSVLLIYPLGQSSWFFAPSFGVAVIFRFILFFQGFHNWTLNPFHMMGVAGVLVAALLCAIHGATVENTLFQDGDGANTFHAFDPTQAEETYSMVTANRFCSQIFGVAFSNKRWLHFFMLFVPVTGL; this is encoded by the coding sequence ATGACTATAGCCCTTGGTAGAATTCCTAAAGAAGAAAATGATCTATTTGATACTATGGATGACTGGTTACGAAGGGACCGTTTCGTTTTTGTAGGATGGTCTGGCCTATTGCTCTTTCCTTGTGCTTATTTCGCTTTAGGGGGTTGGTTTACAGGGTCAACTTTTGTAACTTCTTGGTATACCCATGGATTGGCTAGTTCCTATTTGGAAGGTTGTAATTTCTTAACCACAGCAGTTTCTACCCCTGCCAATAGTTTAGCACACTCTTTGTTGCTACTATGGGGGCCCGAAGCACAAGAAGATTTTACTCGTTGGTGTCAATTAGGCGGTCTATGGACTTTTGTAGTTCTCGACGGGGCTTTTGCACTAATAGGTTTCATGTTACGCCAATTTGAACTTGCTCGGTCTGTTCAATTGCGGCCTTATAATGCAATCTCATTCTCTGGTCCAATTGTTGTTTTTGTTTCTGTATTACTTATTTATCCACTGGGGCAATCTAGTTGGTTCTTTGCGCCGAGTTTTGGCGTAGCAGTGATATTTCGATTCATCCTTTTCTTCCAAGGATTTCATAATTGGACGTTGAACCCATTTCATATGATGGGAGTTGCCGGAGTATTAGTTGCGGCTCTGCTATGCGCTATTCATGGAGCGACCGTTGAAAACACTCTATTTCAGGACGGTGATGGTGCAAATACCTTCCATGCTTTTGACCCAACTCAAGCTGAAGAAACTTATTCAATGGTCACTGCTAACCGCTTTTGTTCCCAAATCTTTGGTGTTGCTTTTTCCAATAAACGTTGGTTACATTTCTTTATGCTATTTGTACCCGTCACCGGTTTATGA